The following coding sequences lie in one Candidatus Nitrospira allomarina genomic window:
- a CDS encoding lipid-binding SYLF domain-containing protein: MSTQVRSMSHSSRLFRIILGCGMLCLALVIPTSSWAQNASEEEFLVDKARFTLENFLADPDMQWFRDYMKNARGILLVPQFIKGAFFVGGSGGSGVLIARDEKTNEWSYPAFFTMGGASFGFQFGGQASEVVLLVMTQKGIDSLMSTTLKLGADASLAVGPIGRGVEGSTAPNLSVDLLSFSKAKGLFAGISLEGAVVAARDTLNTSYYQTPTKTIDILVRRSVNNPQANTLLEVIRKATNANN; encoded by the coding sequence ATGTCTACCCAGGTACGATCCATGAGTCATTCTTCGCGGCTGTTCCGGATAATTCTTGGATGTGGCATGTTATGTCTGGCATTGGTCATTCCGACTTCGAGTTGGGCACAGAATGCTTCTGAAGAAGAGTTCCTGGTGGATAAAGCTCGTTTTACCCTGGAGAATTTTCTTGCGGATCCGGACATGCAGTGGTTCCGGGATTATATGAAGAACGCGCGCGGCATTTTACTTGTTCCCCAATTTATTAAAGGAGCCTTTTTTGTCGGCGGGTCGGGGGGAAGCGGTGTGTTGATCGCTCGTGATGAAAAAACCAATGAATGGAGCTATCCTGCCTTTTTTACCATGGGTGGTGCCAGTTTCGGATTCCAATTCGGCGGACAAGCTTCGGAAGTCGTGTTGTTGGTCATGACGCAAAAGGGCATCGATTCCCTGATGAGTACGACCTTGAAGTTGGGTGCCGATGCTTCCCTCGCGGTTGGACCAATCGGGAGAGGGGTTGAGGGATCGACGGCGCCAAATTTAAGTGTGGATCTTTTATCCTTTTCCAAGGCAAAGGGATTGTTTGCGGGCATTTCACTCGAAGGGGCAGTTGTCGCCGCACGGGATACGTTAAACACCAGTTATTATCAAACACCAACCAAAACGATCGATATATTGGTGCGGCGTAGTGTGAATAATCCCCAGGCCAATACTTTGCTCGAAGTGATCAGGAAGGCTACCAATGCAAACAATTGA